From Candidatus Krumholzibacteriia bacterium, one genomic window encodes:
- a CDS encoding M20/M25/M40 family metallo-hydrolase has product MVFRCGQIRVCQGVLSLVAVAAVVSAAWGQESASARLRQDVETLCSETYEGRGAGTPGLAKAATLIEERFRALGLRPLGEAGFRQEWKAPDSTLVVNLIGVLGGTAGDSATSQAAGGKPHHVVLAAHYDHLGRGALGSANQGQLHPGADDNASGVAVLLECARRLREQEPPAHSVVVIAFGGEESGLLGSAHYVEHPVLPLAECTAMVNLDTVGRLFGNPLTVFGTSTAQQLPDVLRGVNTAFGFDLQLPEKDPGGSDQKSFVGRGVPAIQLFTGANADYHRPGDTPDKLDYAGLERIAGFTSELVRYLA; this is encoded by the coding sequence TCGTGGCAGTCGCCGCAGTGGTCTCGGCGGCATGGGGGCAGGAGAGTGCCAGCGCGCGACTGCGGCAGGACGTGGAGACGCTGTGCTCCGAGACCTACGAAGGCAGAGGCGCAGGCACGCCAGGGCTCGCCAAAGCTGCCACTCTCATTGAAGAGCGATTCCGGGCTCTTGGTTTGCGTCCCCTGGGTGAAGCTGGTTTTCGCCAAGAGTGGAAGGCGCCGGACAGCACACTCGTGGTGAACCTGATCGGCGTGCTCGGCGGGACTGCGGGAGACAGTGCAACGTCCCAGGCTGCGGGAGGTAAACCTCACCATGTGGTCCTCGCGGCGCATTACGACCATCTCGGCCGTGGCGCGCTGGGCTCGGCGAATCAGGGGCAGCTCCACCCGGGCGCCGACGACAACGCTTCGGGGGTGGCCGTGCTCCTCGAATGTGCCCGGCGGCTGCGGGAGCAAGAGCCTCCCGCCCACTCCGTCGTCGTCATCGCCTTCGGCGGCGAGGAGTCGGGGCTTCTCGGCAGCGCCCACTATGTCGAGCATCCGGTGCTGCCGCTCGCGGAATGCACCGCCATGGTGAACCTCGATACGGTGGGGCGTTTGTTCGGCAACCCGCTCACCGTCTTCGGCACGAGCACGGCGCAGCAGCTCCCCGACGTGCTGCGCGGCGTGAACACCGCCTTCGGTTTCGACCTGCAGCTGCCGGAGAAGGATCCAGGCGGTAGCGACCAGAAGAGCTTCGTCGGGCGCGGCGTGCCGGCTATCCAGCTGTTCACCGGGGCGAACGCCGACTACCACCGGCCGGGGGACACGCCGGACAAGCTCGACTACGCCGGGCTCGAGCGCATCGCGGGCTTCACGAGCGAGCTGGTGCGCTATCTCGC